In Nostoc sp. GT001, a genomic segment contains:
- a CDS encoding ABC transporter ATP-binding protein: MQQVILDLQNVTKRFAESAFPAVDNVSLTLQQGDILGLLGPSGCGKTTLLRMIAGFERSQVGEIKIGGQIVCNNSTCIPAEQRDIGVVFQDYALFPHLNVAENVAFGLKHFSKQQIQKRIAEVINLVRLEGLEKRYPYELSGGQQQRVALARALAPQPQLMLLDEPLSNLDIQVRLRLREEVRDILKAAGTSAIFVTHDQEEALAISDIVGVMRQGHLEQLGTPEEIYTHPASRFVAEFVTQANFLPAHRQGNLWKTEIGSFELTANHTDDSGEIMIRQEDFILKPATDAPVVVRTRRFLGREYQYCLQTPSGKELHARTLKDIALPVGTRVELSIASETVKVFPR; this comes from the coding sequence ATGCAACAAGTAATTCTAGATTTACAAAATGTCACCAAGCGGTTTGCAGAAAGTGCCTTCCCTGCTGTAGATAACGTATCTTTGACGTTGCAACAAGGAGATATCTTGGGATTGCTCGGCCCATCCGGTTGTGGTAAAACTACGCTGTTGAGAATGATTGCTGGTTTTGAGCGATCGCAAGTAGGAGAAATTAAAATTGGTGGGCAGATAGTTTGTAATAATTCTACTTGCATACCAGCCGAACAGCGTGACATCGGCGTTGTTTTTCAAGATTATGCCCTGTTTCCCCATCTAAATGTGGCAGAAAATGTGGCTTTTGGGTTGAAACATTTCAGTAAACAACAAATACAAAAACGCATAGCCGAAGTCATTAATTTGGTGAGACTCGAAGGCTTAGAAAAACGTTACCCTTATGAACTCTCAGGTGGACAGCAGCAAAGAGTTGCCCTCGCCCGTGCTTTAGCACCCCAACCCCAACTCATGCTTTTGGATGAACCTTTGAGCAATCTTGATATCCAAGTTAGGTTGCGCTTGCGAGAAGAAGTGCGCGACATTCTCAAAGCTGCGGGTACTTCAGCAATTTTTGTTACCCACGATCAAGAAGAAGCATTAGCTATTTCAGATATAGTGGGTGTGATGCGCCAAGGACATTTAGAGCAATTAGGCACGCCAGAAGAAATTTATACTCATCCAGCATCAAGATTCGTCGCCGAATTTGTCACTCAAGCTAATTTCCTTCCCGCCCATCGTCAAGGGAATTTATGGAAAACAGAAATCGGCAGTTTTGAGTTAACAGCAAATCATACTGATGATAGTGGCGAAATCATGATCCGCCAAGAAGACTTTATCTTAAAGCCAGCCACAGATGCGCCCGTAGTTGTCCGTACTCGAAGGTTTTTAGGACGTGAATACCAATATTGTTTACAAACTCCCTCTGGTAAAGAACTCCATGCCAGGACGCTGAAAGATATAGCGTTACCTGTGGGTACAAGAGTAGAGTTATCTATAGCCAGTGAGACTGTAAAGGTTTTTCCCCGCTAG
- a CDS encoding iron ABC transporter permease, with product MKAVRPPLFLTLSAAVVAIAIALPLLYLVIRTAGIGGEEFWELISRPRNIMVFFNSAAMAATVTLFSTLIAVPLAFLTVRTDLPGRRFWLVATTLPLAVPSYVGSFALIATLAPRGSFLQLLLQPLGVEELPSIYGFPGTVLAITLFTYPYMLLSVRSGLQGIDPSLEEASRSLGYGSRETFFKVVLPQLKPSLIAGGLLVALYALRDFGTPSLMRFDAFTRAIFLQYKTSFNRNSAAALSLMLVTLVLLILWLEYRMRSRAAYYSRGSASLRPPKIVKLGIWKWPAFGFCLLITSFGVVLPVGITLFWLIRGLNGGYTFPNLFPTILNSIGAAGLAALATTIFALPVAILAVRFPSKITAIIERCSYIGFGVPGIVVALSLVFFGANYLLALYQTLPMLIFAYLVLFLPQSVGTVRSSLLQVNPQLEESARSLGRNAWQTLREVTLPLVQPGVLSGAVLVFLTAIKELPATMLLAPIGFSTLAMQIWQATENVDFADAAAASLAMLLVSMGSTLLVLSQENVKKEQVLKETGGSRQEVEGVNHL from the coding sequence TTGAAAGCGGTTCGCCCTCCATTATTTCTCACATTATCGGCAGCGGTAGTGGCAATTGCTATTGCCCTGCCATTGCTATACTTAGTAATTCGCACCGCAGGTATTGGCGGGGAAGAGTTCTGGGAATTGATTTCTCGTCCCCGCAATATTATGGTTTTTTTTAACAGTGCGGCAATGGCGGCAACAGTGACGTTATTTTCTACACTAATTGCCGTACCATTGGCATTTTTAACAGTGCGGACAGACTTACCAGGAAGACGTTTCTGGTTAGTGGCAACAACATTACCCTTAGCGGTTCCTAGCTATGTAGGCAGCTTTGCGCTGATTGCAACTTTGGCACCACGGGGTAGTTTTTTGCAGTTATTGCTTCAACCATTAGGAGTAGAAGAATTACCTTCAATTTATGGTTTTCCTGGGACAGTTTTGGCAATCACTTTGTTTACCTATCCCTATATGCTGCTGAGTGTGCGTTCTGGATTACAAGGTATTGATCCATCTCTAGAAGAAGCGTCTCGTAGTTTGGGTTATGGTAGTAGAGAAACCTTTTTTAAGGTAGTTTTGCCACAGTTGAAACCATCACTAATTGCAGGTGGATTATTAGTAGCTTTATATGCCTTGCGCGACTTTGGTACACCTTCGCTGATGCGATTTGATGCCTTTACGCGGGCAATTTTTTTACAATATAAAACTAGCTTTAATCGGAACTCAGCCGCAGCCTTATCTTTGATGTTGGTGACATTGGTGCTGCTGATTTTGTGGTTAGAATATCGAATGCGATCGCGGGCAGCTTATTATAGTCGTGGTTCCGCCTCTCTACGTCCACCAAAAATTGTCAAGTTGGGAATTTGGAAATGGCCGGCTTTCGGTTTTTGTCTACTAATTACTAGCTTCGGTGTAGTTTTGCCAGTAGGTATCACCTTATTTTGGCTGATTCGCGGACTTAACGGTGGCTATACTTTCCCCAATTTATTCCCCACCATTCTCAACTCCATTGGCGCAGCTGGATTAGCGGCTTTAGCTACCACCATCTTTGCCTTACCAGTAGCAATTTTAGCAGTCAGATTTCCGAGTAAAATCACCGCCATAATTGAACGCTGTTCTTATATAGGTTTTGGAGTTCCAGGAATAGTTGTTGCCTTATCTTTGGTATTTTTTGGTGCCAATTATTTGCTAGCATTGTACCAAACTCTGCCGATGCTGATATTTGCATATTTAGTTTTATTCTTACCGCAATCAGTGGGAACAGTCCGCAGTTCGCTTTTGCAAGTCAATCCCCAGCTAGAAGAATCAGCGCGTAGTCTAGGTAGGAATGCTTGGCAAACTTTAAGAGAAGTTACCCTACCTCTAGTACAACCAGGTGTGTTGAGTGGTGCGGTGCTGGTATTTTTAACAGCGATTAAAGAACTACCCGCCACCATGTTGTTAGCGCCTATTGGCTTTAGTACTTTAGCAATGCAAATTTGGCAAGCTACAGAAAATGTAGATTTTGCCGATGCGGCGGCGGCTTCGTTAGCGATGCTGTTGGTTTCTATGGGTTCAACTTTATTGGTGCTATCTCAAGAGAACGTCAAAAAAGAGCAAGTATTGAAGGAGACAGGGGGCAGTAGGCAGGAGGTAGAAGGAGTAAATCACTTATAG
- a CDS encoding iron ABC transporter substrate-binding protein: MKSLPLLKVSALALAVTLGWGIGVAVNAQTKTLVIYSGREEKLIGPLIEKAKKDLNQDIQVRYGDTAELAIALLEEGKNSRADLFFAQDAGALGTLEKKQVTLPIASKLLNKVDSRFRSAKGHWLGISGRARVIDYNTKLVKSGELPTSISQLTEPKWRGKVGWAPANGSFQSFVTAMRVLNGDEKTLQWLKAMKANGVKDYGKNAAIVEAVGRGEVHLGLVNNYYLYRFKKDNPNFPVAHHYTSKDAGSMINVAGVAITKTTDQKADVEALIDYLLKQSSQNYFAQETNEYPLVKGIPAPSKQIPISKLNPPNVNLTDLDDLPATLNLLQKAGVL; the protein is encoded by the coding sequence TTGAAAAGTTTACCATTGCTGAAAGTTTCAGCGTTAGCTCTAGCTGTAACGCTAGGTTGGGGAATCGGGGTGGCTGTAAATGCTCAAACGAAAACCCTCGTAATCTATTCAGGCAGAGAAGAAAAACTAATTGGCCCCTTAATTGAGAAAGCCAAAAAAGACTTGAATCAGGATATTCAAGTGCGTTATGGCGATACTGCTGAATTAGCGATCGCACTTTTGGAAGAAGGTAAAAATAGCCGTGCAGACTTGTTTTTCGCTCAAGACGCTGGTGCTTTAGGCACTTTGGAGAAAAAACAGGTAACGCTACCAATTGCCTCTAAACTGCTAAACAAGGTTGATTCTCGCTTTCGTTCTGCTAAAGGGCATTGGCTAGGAATTTCCGGTCGCGCCCGTGTCATTGACTACAATACAAAGTTAGTTAAATCAGGGGAACTACCGACATCAATTTCGCAGTTAACAGAACCAAAATGGCGCGGTAAAGTTGGCTGGGCACCGGCTAACGGCTCATTTCAGTCATTTGTTACAGCAATGCGAGTCTTAAATGGAGACGAAAAAACTCTCCAATGGCTCAAAGCGATGAAAGCTAACGGTGTCAAAGATTACGGTAAAAATGCTGCGATCGTCGAAGCTGTGGGGCGGGGAGAAGTTCATCTTGGTTTAGTGAATAATTACTACTTGTATCGCTTCAAAAAAGATAATCCGAACTTTCCTGTTGCCCACCACTATACAAGCAAAGATGCAGGATCAATGATTAATGTGGCAGGAGTAGCAATTACGAAAACCACAGATCAAAAAGCTGATGTAGAAGCTTTAATTGATTATCTGCTCAAACAGAGTTCACAAAATTACTTTGCTCAAGAAACTAATGAGTATCCTTTAGTAAAAGGAATCCCAGCACCATCAAAACAAATACCAATCAGTAAGCTAAATCCACCCAATGTTAACTTGACAGATTTAGATGATTTGCCAGCAACGTTGAATTTATTGCAGAAGGCAGGAGTTTTGTAA
- a CDS encoding iron ABC transporter substrate-binding protein, translated as MKRRKFVYIVGLATASGGLAIACNPNQTPTDTAESPSGQATPATAATGVLEKELVIYSGRNEKLIGELIKQFEQQSNAKVQVRYGDTAELASAILEEGANSPADVFFAQDASALGAIQKANRAVQLPTSLLNQVDSTYRSPEGKWLGISGRVRTVDYNSKLVKPGELPSSIFGFTEPKWKGKIGWAPTNGSFQSFVTALRVAEGEDKARQWLEGIKANNAKVYPNNTAIVEALSRGEIAVGFVNHYYLERIKQDNPQVPVEHHFTDDVGSLVNVAGVAILNSAKHPNIAQKFVEFMLNENAQNYFANQTFEYPLTSAVAPKGKLKSLQEIKKQTQKIDLSNLSDLETTLKLMQQVQVI; from the coding sequence ATGAAGCGCCGCAAATTTGTCTATATAGTAGGACTAGCAACTGCTAGTGGTGGATTAGCGATCGCTTGTAATCCTAATCAAACTCCCACCGATACTGCCGAATCGCCTTCAGGGCAAGCTACACCAGCTACGGCTGCTACTGGTGTCTTAGAAAAAGAGCTAGTAATCTACTCAGGACGCAACGAAAAACTCATTGGCGAGCTGATCAAACAATTTGAGCAACAAAGCAATGCTAAGGTACAAGTCCGCTATGGCGATACTGCTGAGTTAGCATCAGCAATTTTGGAAGAAGGGGCAAACAGTCCCGCAGATGTCTTCTTCGCCCAAGATGCTAGCGCCCTTGGAGCTATTCAAAAAGCAAATCGAGCAGTACAGTTACCAACATCTCTTCTCAATCAAGTAGATAGTACCTACCGTTCACCAGAGGGGAAATGGCTAGGTATTTCGGGGAGAGTGCGTACAGTAGATTACAACTCTAAATTAGTAAAACCAGGGGAATTACCATCGTCTATTTTTGGCTTTACTGAACCGAAATGGAAAGGTAAAATTGGCTGGGCACCTACAAATGGTTCCTTTCAATCCTTTGTCACCGCCTTACGAGTTGCAGAAGGAGAAGACAAGGCTAGGCAATGGTTAGAAGGTATTAAAGCTAACAATGCTAAAGTTTATCCTAATAATACTGCGATCGTAGAAGCCTTATCTCGCGGCGAAATTGCTGTGGGATTTGTCAATCATTATTATCTAGAACGAATCAAACAAGATAATCCTCAAGTTCCTGTGGAGCATCATTTTACTGATGATGTGGGTTCCTTGGTAAATGTCGCAGGTGTAGCAATTCTTAACAGCGCCAAACATCCCAATATTGCTCAAAAGTTTGTCGAATTCATGCTGAATGAAAATGCCCAAAACTACTTTGCTAATCAAACTTTTGAGTATCCTCTAACTTCGGCTGTTGCGCCCAAAGGTAAGCTAAAATCTCTCCAAGAAATTAAAAAACAAACTCAAAAAATCGACTTGAGTAATCTTAGCGATTTAGAAACAACACTCAAGCTCATGCAGCAAGTACAAGTCATATAA
- a CDS encoding alpha/beta hydrolase, which translates to MSLQAITVPTATSQPPAGLIVTLHGWGANAEDVASLLPLLNLPDYQFVLPNAPYPYPYSPIGRAWYDLRVENMYQGLAESRQLLTDFLESLESTTGIPLSRTILSGFSQGGAMTLDVGSKLPLAGLVVMSGYLHPDALTAAKSGIPPTLITHGTYDEVVPLKAALKARETLKSLGVAVEYHEFDMGHEIDPKTLEVLRNFVVNTIA; encoded by the coding sequence CTGTCTTTACAAGCCATTACCGTTCCCACAGCAACTTCTCAACCCCCAGCAGGCTTAATTGTCACTTTGCATGGTTGGGGTGCTAATGCTGAGGATGTAGCATCTTTGTTACCCTTGCTCAACTTACCCGATTACCAGTTTGTATTGCCCAATGCACCTTATCCTTATCCCTATTCCCCTATAGGGAGGGCATGGTATGACCTGCGGGTGGAAAATATGTATCAAGGGTTGGCAGAAAGTCGGCAACTGCTAACAGATTTCTTGGAATCTTTAGAAAGTACCACTGGCATACCTTTGTCACGTACCATTTTGAGTGGATTTTCTCAAGGCGGAGCAATGACTTTAGATGTCGGTTCAAAATTACCCTTAGCAGGTTTAGTTGTGATGAGCGGGTATTTACATCCTGACGCGCTAACGGCAGCTAAAAGTGGGATTCCGCCGACTTTAATCACTCACGGTACATATGATGAAGTTGTGCCCCTGAAAGCTGCTTTGAAGGCACGAGAAACTCTCAAGTCTCTAGGAGTGGCAGTAGAATACCACGAATTTGATATGGGGCATGAAATAGATCCAAAAACGTTAGAGGTGCTACGAAATTTCGTTGTAAATACAATTGCTTAG
- a CDS encoding DUF2555 domain-containing protein, which translates to MTTLSISQKEIAAMSAVEVEELATRLELDNYSNAFEGLNDWHLLRAIAFQRPELVEPYIYLLDLEPYDEA; encoded by the coding sequence ATGACAACTTTAAGCATTTCCCAAAAAGAAATTGCTGCCATGAGTGCAGTAGAAGTAGAAGAACTAGCTACACGTCTGGAACTGGATAATTATAGTAATGCTTTTGAGGGTTTAAACGATTGGCATCTATTGCGAGCGATCGCATTTCAGCGTCCAGAGTTAGTTGAACCCTATATCTACCTCTTAGACTTGGAACCCTATGATGAAGCTTAG
- the coaBC gene encoding bifunctional phosphopantothenoylcysteine decarboxylase/phosphopantothenate--cysteine ligase CoaBC, with product MTNPKLNRVLIGVGGGIAAYKICELVSTLFKTGVEVRVILTRSAQKFITPLTISTLSRHPAYTDDDFWQPTHSRPLHIELGEWADVMVIAPLTANTLAKLAYGMADNLLTNTVLASTCPVLLAPAMNTDMWEQRSVQRNWQQLLPDSRYHGMNTASGLLACDRIGAGRLAEPPEILAHIQSLLHTQGKRDLVGKRVLISAGGTREYLDPVRFIGNPSTGKMGLALAQAAFHRGANVTLVHGPANWDVPLGVEAIPVVSADEMQHVMVECLPNADIIVMSAAVADVKPRDYSTEKLPKRSLPQALPLEPVPDIVAQLAELKQPHQILVGFAAQTGDIVKPALEKLQKKKLDAIVANPIDQPDSGFGSDRNQAIFLNSQGNQVEIAPCSKLEMAHQLFDFAIAKF from the coding sequence ATGACTAATCCAAAATTGAACAGGGTTCTTATTGGTGTAGGTGGCGGTATAGCCGCCTACAAAATCTGTGAATTGGTTTCGACGCTGTTTAAAACTGGGGTAGAGGTTCGAGTTATCCTCACCCGTTCGGCGCAAAAATTTATCACGCCTCTGACAATATCCACCCTATCTCGTCATCCCGCCTACACAGATGATGATTTCTGGCAGCCAACTCACTCTCGTCCCTTGCATATTGAGTTGGGTGAATGGGCAGATGTCATGGTAATTGCTCCTTTGACAGCTAATACATTAGCCAAGTTAGCCTACGGGATGGCTGATAATTTACTCACAAATACCGTGCTGGCTTCTACTTGTCCCGTGCTGTTAGCACCAGCGATGAATACTGATATGTGGGAACAGCGATCGGTGCAACGGAATTGGCAACAGTTATTGCCAGATAGCCGATATCATGGAATGAATACAGCATCAGGGTTATTAGCGTGCGATCGCATCGGTGCTGGTAGATTAGCAGAACCTCCAGAAATTTTGGCTCACATCCAATCGCTGTTACACACTCAAGGCAAACGAGATTTAGTCGGAAAACGAGTCTTAATTAGTGCTGGGGGAACGCGAGAGTATCTTGACCCAGTAAGGTTTATTGGTAATCCTTCCACAGGTAAAATGGGATTAGCTTTAGCACAAGCCGCATTTCACCGAGGCGCAAACGTCACCTTGGTACATGGCCCAGCTAATTGGGATGTACCATTAGGAGTAGAAGCAATTCCCGTTGTTAGTGCAGACGAAATGCAGCACGTCATGGTGGAATGTTTACCCAACGCTGATATCATTGTGATGTCAGCAGCCGTGGCCGATGTGAAGCCACGAGATTATAGTACAGAGAAATTGCCCAAGCGATCGCTCCCTCAAGCTTTACCCTTGGAACCCGTACCAGATATAGTCGCCCAATTAGCAGAACTCAAACAGCCGCATCAGATATTAGTTGGCTTTGCTGCACAAACTGGAGATATTGTCAAACCTGCGTTAGAAAAATTACAGAAGAAAAAATTAGATGCGATCGTTGCTAATCCCATCGATCAACCTGATAGTGGTTTTGGGAGCGATCGTAATCAAGCGATATTTTTAAATAGTCAAGGAAATCAGGTAGAAATTGCACCTTGTTCTAAATTAGAAATGGCACATCAATTATTTGATTTTGCGATCGCCAAATTTTAG
- a CDS encoding biotin/lipoate A/B protein ligase family protein produces MRELAIESPSTWRFIPMLQTSGGVQMAIDAWLFNQCEKGQHPPTLRFYTWYPHALSLGHLQRQWPTQWHNLTYQGQSLELVRRPTGGRAVLHQGDLSYALITSASSGKSWGTYEKICNFLIQGWQTLGIQLNYGSAGRGYIHNPSCFNTATAADLVTADGSKFIGSAQRKGRNTILQHGSMILSTDKGLFQEIFEQPAPWNISLCNTQEEDGWIAKIVDTLTETAKQHFGIELVTQPFTDLEWQDILKLRSLYEVH; encoded by the coding sequence ATGAGAGAATTAGCAATCGAATCACCATCCACCTGGCGTTTCATCCCTATGCTTCAGACATCAGGAGGAGTGCAAATGGCGATCGATGCTTGGTTGTTCAATCAATGTGAAAAGGGGCAGCACCCGCCCACGCTGCGTTTTTATACCTGGTATCCACACGCGCTTTCCTTGGGACATCTGCAAAGACAATGGCCTACCCAGTGGCATAATCTGACTTACCAGGGACAGTCCCTCGAACTAGTACGTCGGCCAACGGGAGGTAGAGCTGTTCTCCACCAAGGAGATTTAAGCTACGCCCTGATTACCTCAGCTAGTAGTGGAAAAAGCTGGGGTACTTATGAAAAAATCTGTAACTTTTTAATCCAAGGCTGGCAAACATTGGGTATCCAGTTAAATTATGGTTCTGCTGGACGAGGTTACATTCATAATCCCAGTTGCTTCAATACAGCAACAGCTGCGGACTTAGTTACTGCTGATGGAAGTAAATTTATTGGTAGTGCCCAACGCAAGGGAAGAAATACCATTCTTCAACACGGTTCGATGATTTTATCTACAGACAAAGGTTTATTTCAGGAAATCTTTGAACAACCAGCTCCGTGGAATATCTCACTTTGTAATACGCAGGAAGAGGATGGGTGGATTGCAAAGATTGTGGATACGCTGACAGAGACAGCAAAACAGCACTTTGGTATAGAACTAGTTACCCAACCATTCACTGATCTTGAATGGCAAGATATTCTCAAATTGCGATCGCTTTATGAAGTGCATTAG
- a CDS encoding site-2 protease family protein, producing the protein MFTLSETSILAAILLVALGILGWGFYRARPFGKLGILAWLQSVVLMTPWLLFFGLFAAGIYINIAGILFLVVTSAGLYVYLGRQLRAAGQDAILKQRATERLAAASSLEANSPQLAVAELKAEIPPIPEDDLNAIKGIFGIDTFFATETIAYQDGAIFKGNLRGEPEETHNRLTASLQQRLGDRYRLFLVENTDGRPVMIVLPSRNDPRPMLLSQKVFAGILLVATIATNLEAAGLLLNFDFFGNPGRFQEALPIGAGIFSILLAHEIGHWLLAQRHQIRLSWPFFLPAVQIGSFGAITRFESLLPNRKVLFDIALAGPAAGGIVSLLMLVTGLLLSRPGSLFQLPNQFFQGSILVGSLARVVLGSALQSPLVSVHPLVVIGWLGLVITALNLMPAGQLDGGRIVQAIYGRKTAGRATIATLILLALVSLGNMIAMYWAIVIFFLQRDQERPSLNEVTEPDDARAALGLLALFLMITTLLPLTPALAGRLGIG; encoded by the coding sequence ATGTTTACTTTATCAGAAACTTCTATCCTGGCAGCAATCCTACTGGTAGCTTTAGGCATTTTAGGCTGGGGCTTTTATCGCGCCAGACCTTTTGGTAAACTGGGAATTTTAGCCTGGTTACAGTCGGTGGTGTTGATGACTCCCTGGCTCCTGTTTTTTGGATTGTTTGCCGCAGGGATTTACATTAATATAGCGGGTATATTGTTCTTAGTGGTGACATCCGCTGGATTGTACGTTTATTTGGGCAGACAGTTACGCGCAGCTGGGCAAGATGCCATCCTCAAGCAACGTGCAACCGAAAGACTCGCTGCTGCTTCCTCACTTGAAGCAAATTCCCCACAATTAGCAGTCGCAGAACTGAAAGCGGAAATTCCACCAATACCGGAAGATGACTTGAATGCAATTAAAGGCATTTTTGGTATCGATACATTTTTTGCCACAGAAACCATCGCCTACCAAGATGGAGCCATTTTCAAAGGTAATTTGCGGGGAGAACCAGAAGAGACTCACAACCGTTTAACTGCAAGTTTACAGCAACGCCTTGGCGATCGCTATCGTCTGTTTTTAGTGGAAAACACAGACGGTAGACCCGTGATGATTGTCCTACCGAGCCGTAACGATCCCCGGCCGATGTTGTTATCGCAAAAAGTCTTTGCAGGTATTCTGTTGGTAGCGACCATTGCTACTAATTTAGAAGCTGCGGGATTACTACTGAATTTTGATTTTTTTGGCAATCCAGGGCGGTTTCAAGAAGCTTTGCCCATAGGTGCTGGAATATTTTCGATTTTACTAGCTCACGAAATTGGTCATTGGTTACTTGCACAGCGTCACCAAATTCGCCTTAGCTGGCCCTTCTTTCTACCCGCAGTGCAAATTGGCTCTTTTGGGGCAATTACCCGCTTTGAGTCTCTGTTGCCTAACCGCAAGGTATTATTTGATATTGCCTTGGCAGGGCCAGCCGCAGGTGGTATTGTCTCTTTGTTAATGCTGGTGACAGGCTTGCTACTTTCCCGCCCAGGTAGTTTATTTCAATTGCCCAATCAGTTTTTCCAAGGGTCGATTTTGGTGGGAAGTTTGGCGCGAGTTGTCCTTGGTTCGGCGTTGCAGTCACCCCTAGTAAGCGTTCATCCCCTAGTGGTGATTGGTTGGCTGGGGTTAGTAATTACCGCTTTGAACTTAATGCCCGCAGGACAACTAGATGGTGGGCGGATTGTGCAGGCGATTTATGGACGCAAAACCGCAGGAAGGGCAACGATCGCAACTTTAATTTTACTGGCGCTAGTGTCTCTTGGTAATATGATTGCCATGTACTGGGCGATCGTGATTTTCTTTTTGCAACGGGATCAAGAACGCCCCAGCTTGAATGAAGTCACTGAACCTGATGATGCTAGAGCCGCTTTGGGTCTTTTAGCTCTATTCTTGATGATTACTACTCTTTTACCCCTAACTCCCGCCTTGGCTGGGCGTTTGGGAATAGGATAG
- a CDS encoding glycoside hydrolase family 10 protein: MKRFVEWCVEFSSWWNIRQSRKSLLFIVMLTLSAIATAMLSFPLNAQINLPSTPKSELRGVWLTNIDSDVLFERDRLKGSLQRLDELNFNTIYPAVWNWGYTLYPSKVAQKVIGRSLDPTPGLKGRDILKEIVDVGHQKGLTVIPWFEFGFMAPADSLLAKNRPQWLTSRSDGTRIVKEGTHNRVWLNPFRPEVQQFIQDLIVEIVRNYNIDGIQFDDHFGLPSELGYDAYTVALYKKEHRGKAPSKNFKDPEWVRWRANKITDFMKRVFTAIKATKKNCLVSVAPNPQRFSYDFFLADWQKWERLGIVEDLVLQIYRDDLNIFVRELEYPEVKAAKSHIPVSVGILAGLKNKSVPMQQIQTQVQKVRDRNFAGVSFFFYETLWNMSKEKPQERQTGFQNIFPTPTAYPNLLAGWKP, translated from the coding sequence ATGAAAAGGTTTGTAGAGTGGTGTGTTGAGTTTTCTTCTTGGTGGAATATTCGCCAAAGTAGAAAGTCTCTTTTGTTTATCGTTATGCTTACCTTGAGTGCGATCGCTACAGCGATGTTGTCGTTCCCCTTGAACGCTCAGATTAATCTGCCGTCAACGCCAAAATCTGAGTTAAGGGGGGTGTGGTTAACCAATATTGATAGTGATGTGTTATTTGAGCGCGATCGCCTCAAGGGATCTTTGCAACGCCTTGATGAACTCAATTTTAACACGATATATCCGGCGGTTTGGAATTGGGGATATACATTGTATCCTAGCAAAGTTGCCCAAAAAGTTATCGGGCGATCGCTCGATCCCACACCCGGACTCAAAGGGCGAGATATTCTCAAAGAAATTGTGGATGTGGGACATCAAAAAGGGTTAACAGTGATTCCCTGGTTTGAATTTGGCTTCATGGCACCAGCAGATTCTCTATTAGCTAAAAATCGTCCCCAATGGCTCACTAGTCGCAGTGATGGGACTCGGATTGTCAAAGAAGGGACACATAATCGCGTTTGGCTAAATCCCTTTCGCCCAGAAGTACAACAGTTTATCCAAGATTTAATTGTTGAAATTGTTAGAAACTACAATATCGATGGCATTCAATTTGATGATCATTTTGGCTTACCATCAGAGTTAGGATATGATGCCTATACAGTGGCACTCTACAAAAAAGAACACCGTGGTAAAGCTCCTTCTAAAAACTTTAAAGATCCAGAGTGGGTACGCTGGAGAGCTAATAAAATCACCGACTTTATGAAACGGGTATTTACAGCTATCAAAGCTACTAAAAAAAATTGCTTGGTTTCAGTTGCACCCAATCCTCAACGTTTTTCTTATGACTTCTTTTTAGCAGACTGGCAGAAGTGGGAACGGCTGGGAATTGTTGAAGACTTAGTTTTGCAGATATATCGAGATGATTTGAATATCTTTGTTCGTGAATTAGAGTATCCAGAAGTGAAAGCAGCTAAGAGCCATATTCCAGTGAGTGTAGGCATTTTGGCTGGCTTGAAAAATAAATCCGTACCGATGCAGCAGATTCAAACACAAGTGCAAAAAGTACGCGATCGCAACTTTGCTGGAGTTTCTTTCTTTTTCTATGAAACCCTCTGGAACATGAGCAAAGAAAAGCCGCAAGAGCGTCAAACTGGCTTCCAGAATATTTTTCCCACACCAACGGCTTACCCGAATCTGCTAGCAGGTTGGAAACCATAG